One Solanum lycopersicum chromosome 4, SLM_r2.1 DNA window includes the following coding sequences:
- the LOC138347942 gene encoding uncharacterized protein gives MADTLRDFTRMNPPIFTGAMTSEDTQGFIDEVHKILVAMRATDIEKAELAFYQLKDVEQTWCKMWQDCRVLGWVTITWDQFKTTLLERFFPREMRKAMVEEFINLKQGFMTVREYSLKFFKANFVADALSRMSMGSTAHVKDEKKVLVKEQAFRGVVLRALIHVNPM, from the exons ATGGCTGACACACTGCGagatttcacgaggatgaatcctcctatattcaCAGGGGCTATGACATCAGAGGATACTCAAGGGTTTATAGATGAGGTGCATAAGATCCTAGTGGCTATGAGGGccactgatattgagaaggctgagcTAGCTTTCTACCAGCTCAAGGATGTTGAACaaacttggtgcaagatgtggcaagaTTGCCGTGTGTTAGGTTGGGTGACCATCACTTGGGACCAATTCAAGACAACGCTTCTAGAGAGATTCTTCCCCAGAGAGATGAGGAAAGCCatggttgaggagttcatcaaccttaaacaagGTTTTATGACAGTCAgagagtattccctgaagtttttTAAGGCTAATTTtgtagctgatgctttgagcaggatgagcatgggaagtacaGCCCACGTTAAGGATGAGAAGAAGGTTTTGGTGAAAGAG CAAGCGTTTAGAGGTGTGGTTCTACGCGCATTAATCCATGTGAACCCGATGTAA